One Malania oleifera isolate guangnan ecotype guangnan chromosome 9, ASM2987363v1, whole genome shotgun sequence DNA segment encodes these proteins:
- the LOC131164476 gene encoding uncharacterized protein LOC131164476 → MAQENLKDVNVIMTQSVKSLYIPMTNKSKDVEKNQDSSQAAQGTRGRPFLATANALITCRNELIKLSFGNMTFEVNIFHITKQPEDDDEGHQTYMIDSLMVRGVSIAHYFDPFEYFIVNSKFDSISNPSAIVDICAIFYRTQNYGTRAWQPKFEDFPEKGEKQIPSSVEAHKVELKPLPKGLKHAFLSLGDTFPVIISSKLSESQSEKLIQTLSEYKLALGWSIADIKGVSPLVCSHEINLEKRTNPRKDPQRRVNPIMKEVVKNEVLKLLDAGIIYPIADSKWVNALFEWTQACQEASKMLIDKLTSAPIIQPPDWTLPFEIMCDASDFAIGAFLGQRREWKSFVIYYAKFDITIKDKKGVENVVADHLSRLTFEDIFDHLPILNDFPDEHLFSTSSLPWFAYIVSYLVVGEIPVDWNAQDKRKFMTEARNFYWEDPFLFKYCPDQILRCCILGEEIASVLEFCHSQACGVDYVSKWVETIAFRSNDNRTVIKFLKENVLSRFGTPRSDRGTQFCNCSFEVLMKNYGVVHKISTACHLKTSG, encoded by the exons ATGGCGCAAGAGAATTTAAAGGATGTGAATGTCATTATGACACAAAGTGTTAAGTCATTATACATCCCAATGACGAACAAATCAAAGGATGTGGAAAAGAATCAAGATAGTAGCCAAGCTGCCCAAGGAACGCGAG GTAGGCCCTTCCTTGCCACTGCTAATGCTCTTATTACTTGTAGGAATGAGCTCATAAAGTTGTCTTTTGGAAACATGACTTTTGAGGTGAATATcttccatattacaaaacaacCAGAAGATGATGACGAAGGCCACCAGACATACATGATTGACTCACTTATGGTTAGGGGAGTTTCTATAGCCCATTATTTTGATCCCTTTgagtattttattgttaattcTAAGTTTGATTCTATTAGTAATCCATCTGCTATAGTTGATATTTGTGCTATTTTTTATAGAACTCAAAATTATGGCACTCGGGCATGGCAACCAAAGTTTGAGGATTTTCCTGAGAAAGGTGAAAAACAAATTCCTTCAAGTGTGGAAGCACACAAGGTTGAATTGAAGCCTCTACCTAAGGGTTTAAAGCATGCTTTCCTTAGTCTAGGTGATACTTTTCCTGTTATTATCTCATCTAAATTGTCTGAGTCTCAAAGTGAGAAATTAATTCAGACCCTAAGTGAGTATAAGTTAGCCTTAGGTTGGAGCATTGCTGATATAAAAGGAGTTAGCCCCCTAGTTTGTTCTCATGAAATTAATTTGGAGAAAAGAACCAACCCTCGTAAAGACCCCCAGCGTAGGGTTAATCCCATTATGAAAGAAGTGGTGAAGAATGAAGTGTTGAAACTATTAGATGCAGGAATCATATATCCTATTGCTGATAGTAAATGGGTAA ATGCCCTATTTGAGTGGACACAAGCTTGTCAAGAGGCCTCTAAAATGCTAATTGACAAGCTTACCTCAGCACCCATAATTCAACCACCTGATTGGACTTTACCATTTGAGATAATGTGTGATGCTAGTGATTTTGCTATAGGTGCTTTTCTTGGACAGCGAAGGGAGTGGAAGTCTTTTGTCATTTACTATGCTA AATTTGACATCACCATCAAAGACAAAAAAGGAGTGGAGAACGTAGTGGCTGACCATCTATCGAGGCTCACATTTGAGGACATCTTTGACCACCTACCAATCTTGAATGATTTTCCTGATGAGCATTTATTTTCTACTTCTTCTCTACCATGGTTTGCTTATATTGTGAGTTATTTGGTTGTAGGTGAGATACCAGTGGATTGGAATGCTCAGGATAAGAGGAAGTTCATGACTGAGGCACGTAATTTCTATTGGGAAGACCCTTTTCTTTTCAAATACTGCCCTGACCAAATTTTAAGGTGTTGCATCCTTGGTGAAGAGATTGCTAGTGTCTTAGAATTTTGTCATTCCCAAGCTTGTGGGG TAGATTATGTGTCAAAATGGGTAGAGACAATAGCTTTCAGGAGCAATGATAATAGGACGGTAATTAAATTTCTCAAAGAGAATGTGTTATCTCGATTTGGTACACCGCGTAGTGACCGGGGTACACAATTTTGCAACTGTTCTTTTGAGGTTTTGATGAAAAATTATGGGGTGGTACATAAGATCTCTACTGCCTGTCACCTCAAGACAAGTGGATAG